One genomic segment of Brassica napus cultivar Da-Ae chromosome A3, Da-Ae, whole genome shotgun sequence includes these proteins:
- the LOC106436128 gene encoding uncharacterized protein C24B11.05, protein MAYEENFQKTSEPKYDCLLFDIDDTLYPFSSGLATLVKNNIQEYMTQKLGIEEDKVQELCLSLYKIYGTTMAGLKAVGYDFDYDDFHRFVHGRLPYATLKPDPVLRNIILSLPIRKVVFTNADKAHAAKIIARLGLEDCFERIISFETLNPTTKTESAVATETREIFDISSYMANPDPSVELPKTPVICKPSEGAFEQVFKMTNINPHKTLFFDDSIRNIQTGKRVGLHTVLVGTSHKAEGVDIALEHIHNIREALPELWDAVDDKAEEIRARQKVAIETIA, encoded by the exons ATGGCGTACGAGGAAAACTTTCAGAAAACTTCCGAACCTAAGTATGATTGTCTTTTATTCG ACATAGATGATACTCTTTACCCTTTCAGTTCTGGTCTTGCTACGCTAGTCAAAAACAACATTCAAG AGTATATGACTCAGAAACTTGgtattgaagaagataaagtccAAGAACTCTGCCTTTCTCTTTACAAAATCTATGGAACAACTATGGCTGGTCTCAAG GCTGTGGGTTATGACTTTGACTATGACGATTTCCATCG TTTTGTTCATGGGAGATTGCCATACGCAACACTCAAGCCTGACCCTGTTTTGAGGAACATTATCCTCAGCTTGCCTATTCGCAAAGTT GTTTTCACGAATGCAGACAAGGCTCATGCAGCCAAGATTATCGCTAGGCTAGGCCTAGAGGACTGCTTTGAAAGAATCATATCTTTCGAGACTCTGAACCCCACCACCAAAACTGAGTCTGCTGTTGCTACTGAGACCAGAGAGATCTTCGACATAAGCAGTTACATGGCAAATCCTGACCCAAGCGTTGAACTCCCAAAGACTCCGGTTATATGCAAACCATCTGAAGGAGCATTCGAACAGGTTTTCAAGATGACCAACATCAATCCTCACAAGACA TTGTTCTTTGATGACAGCATCCGTAACATTCAAACCGGGAAACGTGTGGGTCTCCACACCGTATTG GTTGGGACCTCACACAAAGCTGAAGGAGTAGATATTGCATTGGAGCATATTCACAACATTCGTGAAGCTCTCCCTGAACTGTGGGATGCCGTTGACGACAAAGCCGAGGAGATTAGAGCTAGGCAGAAGGTTGCCATTGAAACCATAGCTTAA